One genomic window of Syntrophorhabdaceae bacterium includes the following:
- a CDS encoding 2-oxoacid:acceptor oxidoreductase subunit alpha, giving the protein MDYTIKIGGEAGQGIQTIGDALAKVLSRLGYHVFTNQDYESRIRGGHNFYQIRLADQPVYAPRRDLDILVAFDRASITLHEREVAGQGIIVYDSLLLKESFKGPQFFDVPFAKLAADMGAERIAANTVATGTILGMLGFPLDPLFEIIKGLLKKKDDGTREQNRLAAIAGYEHAVKNCGRCAFTLHSTGTPRMLVGANDAIGFGALAGGCGFYSAYPMTPSTGIMLFLSSKAKEYGMVVEQAEDEIAAINMALGASFAGVRSMTGTSGGGFALMTEGLSLAAMTETPIVIALAQRPGPATGLPTKTEQADLLFALNAGHGEFPRVIFAPGDPRQALSLTAKAFDLSQKYQVPVFVMTDQYLSDTQWTMESFSVDDLPMHDYRAAAEELDGFDGYRRHAFTSTGVSPFGIPGKTRHVVVTDSDEHGEAGHIIEDAETRKKMVEKRLFLKVDAIRDEISPPLFLGSEEPETVLVSWGSTYGVVREAVELMAEKKMAMLHFSEIFPFPRLKDHLEVLKRARRTISIENNATGQFARLLKDQTGYGVTDMILRYDGRPFLVEELLEELSGRT; this is encoded by the coding sequence ATGGATTATACCATAAAGATAGGCGGGGAGGCGGGGCAGGGGATACAGACGATAGGCGATGCCCTTGCAAAGGTGCTGTCGAGGCTGGGATACCACGTCTTTACCAATCAGGATTACGAATCACGGATCCGCGGCGGGCACAACTTCTACCAGATACGCCTGGCCGATCAGCCCGTCTATGCGCCCCGCAGAGACCTTGATATCCTTGTTGCCTTCGACAGGGCGTCGATCACGCTTCATGAACGCGAGGTCGCCGGACAGGGCATCATCGTCTATGACTCGTTATTGTTGAAGGAGAGTTTCAAGGGGCCTCAATTCTTTGATGTCCCTTTTGCAAAGCTCGCCGCGGACATGGGCGCAGAGCGGATAGCAGCCAATACGGTGGCTACCGGGACCATTCTGGGCATGCTGGGCTTTCCCCTGGATCCCCTTTTCGAGATCATCAAAGGCTTGTTGAAGAAGAAGGACGATGGGACACGGGAACAGAACAGGCTGGCCGCCATAGCCGGCTACGAGCATGCAGTGAAGAATTGCGGGCGCTGTGCCTTTACCCTTCATTCCACGGGCACCCCCAGGATGCTTGTCGGCGCCAATGATGCCATCGGTTTCGGGGCGCTGGCGGGGGGCTGCGGATTTTACAGTGCCTATCCCATGACACCCTCCACTGGCATCATGCTTTTTCTCAGTTCAAAGGCGAAGGAATACGGGATGGTTGTCGAACAGGCGGAAGACGAGATAGCCGCCATCAATATGGCGCTCGGGGCTTCATTTGCCGGGGTCCGGTCAATGACGGGAACATCGGGGGGTGGTTTTGCTCTCATGACGGAGGGTCTTTCCCTTGCCGCCATGACGGAGACTCCCATCGTTATCGCCCTCGCCCAGAGACCAGGTCCTGCGACAGGACTGCCGACGAAGACCGAACAGGCCGATCTCCTCTTTGCCCTCAACGCCGGTCATGGTGAATTCCCCCGCGTCATATTCGCGCCGGGTGATCCGCGGCAGGCCTTGTCCCTGACTGCGAAGGCATTCGACCTTTCCCAGAAATACCAGGTCCCCGTATTTGTGATGACCGATCAATATCTTTCCGACACGCAATGGACGATGGAGAGTTTTTCAGTCGATGATCTCCCGATGCACGACTACCGCGCCGCAGCCGAGGAGCTTGATGGTTTCGATGGATACAGAAGACACGCTTTCACATCCACGGGTGTGTCGCCTTTCGGGATACCAGGGAAAACCAGGCACGTCGTTGTCACTGATAGCGATGAGCACGGCGAGGCGGGGCATATCATCGAGGATGCAGAGACGCGGAAAAAGATGGTGGAGAAACGGCTCTTCCTGAAGGTCGACGCTATCAGGGATGAGATATCCCCCCCCTTGTTCCTCGGCTCAGAGGAGCCAGAAACCGTCCTGGTATCATGGGGTTCGACATACGGTGTTGTCAGGGAAGCAGTGGAACTCATGGCCGAAAAGAAGATGGCGATGCTTCATTTCAGCGAGATATTCCCCTTTCCCCGCCTGAAGGATCATCTGGAGGTGCTTAAGAGGGCAAGGAGAACGATCTCCATAGAGAACAACGCGACGGGTCAGTTCGCCCGGTTGCTGAAGGACCAGACGGGTTACGGGGTCACGGACATGATCCTGCGGTACGATGGGAGACCGTTCCTGGTCGAGGAACTCCTGGAGGAGCTCAGTGGAAGGACTTGA
- a CDS encoding 2-oxoacid:ferredoxin oxidoreductase subunit beta produces the protein MEGLDRYLGEVPAWCPGCGNYSILKAFKEALEAEGIEPHQFCIVSGIGQAGKFPHYIRCNTFNGLHGRALPVATGIKLANHRMLVVAVGGDGDMYGEGGNHLLHTMRRNIGVKLFVHDNQIYGLTKGQASPTSMEGMVTKNQPFGVLSEQFNPMAMAVALDCGFVARGYAGDHEHLKELIRLAFNYDGFSLVDILQPCVSLNKVNTYEWYGNRVYRMGDEHDPRDRVKAFAKALEWGDRIPLGVIYRNDRPCLEKRIPVISGAPLVDRLARWQELKEKLSASLKEFY, from the coding sequence GTGGAAGGACTTGACAGATATCTGGGGGAAGTACCGGCCTGGTGCCCGGGGTGCGGAAATTATTCCATTTTGAAGGCCTTCAAGGAGGCCCTTGAAGCCGAAGGTATCGAACCCCACCAGTTTTGCATCGTGTCGGGTATAGGACAGGCGGGCAAGTTTCCTCACTACATCCGCTGCAATACCTTCAACGGGCTTCACGGAAGGGCGCTTCCCGTTGCAACGGGGATAAAGCTTGCCAATCATAGGATGCTCGTCGTGGCCGTCGGCGGAGACGGCGATATGTACGGCGAGGGGGGAAACCACCTTCTTCATACCATGAGGCGCAACATCGGCGTGAAGCTCTTCGTTCACGACAACCAGATCTACGGACTCACAAAGGGGCAGGCCTCGCCCACGAGCATGGAGGGCATGGTAACCAAGAACCAGCCTTTCGGTGTCCTTTCGGAGCAGTTCAACCCAATGGCGATGGCGGTGGCTTTGGATTGCGGTTTTGTGGCGAGGGGTTATGCGGGCGACCATGAACATCTCAAAGAGCTCATCCGGTTGGCTTTCAACTATGACGGGTTTTCCCTTGTCGACATACTCCAGCCCTGCGTTTCCCTGAACAAGGTCAATACATATGAATGGTATGGGAATAGGGTCTATCGCATGGGAGACGAACACGATCCCCGGGACAGGGTGAAGGCCTTTGCAAAGGCGCTGGAGTGGGGTGACAGGATACCTCTCGGCGTGATATACAGAAATGATCGCCCATGCCTGGAGAAGAGAATTCCTGTCATAAGCGGAGCGCCTCTCGTGGACAGGTTGGCCAGGTGGCAGGAGCTGAAGGAAAAGCTGTCTGCATCTCTGAAGGAATTCTACTGA
- a CDS encoding rubredoxin → MDSGKYVCNACGWVYDPAEGVPQIGIAPGTRFEDLPDTFTCPICNAAKSEFSKV, encoded by the coding sequence GTGGATTCAGGCAAGTACGTCTGCAATGCCTGCGGTTGGGTCTACGATCCGGCCGAGGGTGTTCCCCAGATAGGCATCGCTCCGGGAACCCGGTTCGAGGACCTTCCGGACACGTTCACCTGTCCGATCTGCAACGCGGCGAAGAGCGAATTTTCAAAAGTATAA
- a CDS encoding phosphoribosylaminoimidazolesuccinocarboxamide synthase, whose amino-acid sequence MTGILRDTNFETLGTPKKGKVRDIYDLGDQLLIVATDRLSAFDVVLPTGIEDKGKILTKLSLFWFRQMEDVVPNHIIETDVDRYPAALERYAEALRDRSMLVRKAKVLPVECVVRGYLAGSGWNEYKKSGTVCGISLPGGLKESSKLAKPVFTPSTKADEGHDLNISFEEAMKIIGDDYAKKVRDTSIAIYEKARDIGEKRGIIVADTKFEFGVIEGNVFLIDEVLTPDSSRFWSLKDYAPGKSQDSYDKQIVRDYLNTLDWPKTYPGPELPPEVAKKTSERYKEIYKILSGEEV is encoded by the coding sequence ATGACTGGCATACTGCGGGACACAAACTTTGAGACCCTGGGAACACCGAAGAAGGGCAAGGTTCGCGACATTTACGATCTGGGCGATCAATTGCTCATCGTGGCCACAGACAGGCTTTCGGCCTTTGACGTTGTCCTTCCCACGGGCATAGAGGACAAGGGAAAGATCCTCACGAAACTCTCCCTTTTCTGGTTCAGGCAGATGGAGGATGTCGTCCCCAACCATATCATAGAGACGGATGTGGATAGATATCCAGCGGCCCTGGAGAGATACGCCGAGGCGCTCAGGGACAGGAGCATGCTCGTCAGGAAGGCGAAGGTTCTGCCCGTCGAGTGCGTCGTCAGGGGATATCTTGCGGGTTCCGGCTGGAACGAATACAAAAAGTCGGGAACAGTGTGCGGAATCAGCCTCCCCGGAGGGCTCAAGGAGTCCTCGAAGCTTGCAAAACCCGTCTTCACGCCCTCAACGAAGGCCGACGAAGGACACGATCTCAACATCTCCTTTGAAGAGGCGATGAAGATCATAGGCGACGATTACGCGAAGAAGGTGCGCGACACGAGCATCGCCATCTACGAAAAGGCGCGGGACATAGGGGAGAAAAGGGGCATCATAGTCGCCGATACCAAGTTTGAGTTCGGCGTCATCGAAGGCAATGTATTCCTTATAGACGAGGTGCTTACCCCCGATTCGTCCCGTTTCTGGTCGCTCAAGGATTATGCCCCCGGCAAGTCTCAGGACAGCTACGACAAACAGATAGTTCGCGACTATCTCAACACCCTCGACTGGCCGAAGACCTACCCCGGCCCTGAACTCCCCCCGGAGGTAGCGAAGAAAACGTCGGAAAGATACAAAGAGATCTACAAGATCCTCAGCGGGGAAGAAGTGTAG
- a CDS encoding TRAP transporter substrate-binding protein: protein MKKQRSLSLLTAIFIFAAVFLVNSGGQAASITLKYANFPPASTFPSVQMERWAREVEKRTGGRVKVLTFPGGTLLPAKNIFDGVVTGMADVGNFAMSYQPGRFPVSEAIDLPVGFKNARASSMALFDLIQKYQPREFGRVKVITVFTCPPADFMTKVPVRSLREIKGMELRTSGTGTDVLRRIGAMPVGMPQSEAPEAIQKGIVQGNVSSMEILKDFNFSSYLPYATEANLFVVSFAVVMNKERWDSLPDDVKKVIDGLAREQAEWTGAYVDNHVREALEWSKKKYNHEVIRLSVADQKEIARVTKPMIDDYIRKVTSRGLPGKEIMRDVYALKQKYEKKYKCSSTLLPR from the coding sequence ATGAAAAAACAAAGGAGTCTGTCATTACTCACGGCGATCTTCATTTTCGCCGCCGTCTTTCTTGTCAATTCCGGAGGGCAGGCGGCGTCCATCACGCTCAAGTACGCCAACTTCCCGCCCGCGTCCACCTTCCCCTCCGTCCAGATGGAGAGATGGGCCAGGGAGGTCGAAAAGAGAACGGGCGGCAGGGTGAAGGTCCTGACCTTTCCCGGAGGTACCCTCCTGCCGGCGAAGAACATCTTTGACGGCGTAGTCACAGGCATGGCTGATGTCGGTAACTTCGCAATGAGCTACCAGCCGGGAAGGTTTCCCGTCTCCGAGGCCATCGATCTGCCCGTCGGTTTCAAGAACGCCCGGGCATCCAGTATGGCCCTGTTCGACCTTATTCAGAAATATCAGCCCAGGGAATTCGGCAGGGTAAAGGTGATCACCGTCTTCACCTGCCCGCCCGCCGACTTCATGACGAAGGTACCCGTAAGGTCCCTCAGGGAGATCAAGGGAATGGAATTGAGGACCTCGGGGACGGGGACGGATGTGCTCAGGCGAATCGGCGCGATGCCCGTAGGAATGCCCCAATCCGAGGCCCCCGAGGCCATCCAGAAAGGGATAGTCCAGGGAAACGTCTCCTCCATGGAGATACTGAAGGACTTTAACTTCTCTTCATACCTTCCTTATGCGACAGAGGCCAACCTTTTTGTCGTGTCCTTTGCCGTCGTCATGAACAAGGAGAGATGGGACTCCCTTCCTGACGATGTGAAGAAGGTCATCGACGGCCTTGCAAGGGAGCAGGCGGAATGGACCGGAGCCTATGTGGACAACCATGTCAGAGAGGCCCTCGAATGGTCGAAGAAGAAATACAACCATGAGGTCATCCGATTGTCCGTCGCCGATCAGAAGGAGATAGCGCGGGTCACCAAACCGATGATCGACGATTACATCAGGAAGGTCACATCCCGGGGACTGCCCGGTAAAGAGATAATGAGGGACGTATACGCCCTGAAGCAGAAGTATGAGAAGAAGTACAAATGCTCCTCTACACTTCTTCCCCGCTGA
- the pdxA gene encoding 4-hydroxythreonine-4-phosphate dehydrogenase PdxA, whose product MDRIAVTMGDPAGIGAEIILSSLSRLALRSIPVVIGDITVLDALWARLPSLPRPSFAAAGRGAFGDVEFIDLGLIDTVVPGRSNGSCGRASYGYIEEALKRVFTGDVSAIVTCPIAKSSLRLGGIPFPGHTELLAHAAGVDSYIMMLANPRIRVSLVTIHIPLATVPAQITEEKVFRSIATTSLSLQQRFSINRPAIKVCGLNPHAGEQGLIGHEEDGITRAILRAQGMGMDVSGPYPADSLFHNIDCDAYIAMYHDQGLIPVKTIDFRKTVNITLGLPFVRTSPGHGTGFDIAGKGVADPASLIEAYRTAETMTGKE is encoded by the coding sequence ATGGACCGCATAGCCGTTACCATGGGCGACCCTGCCGGCATAGGCGCCGAGATCATATTGAGCTCGCTTTCCCGCCTTGCCCTGCGAAGCATACCTGTGGTCATCGGAGACATCACGGTTCTAGACGCGCTTTGGGCCAGGCTGCCTTCCCTGCCGCGGCCTTCCTTCGCGGCGGCGGGACGGGGTGCTTTCGGGGATGTTGAATTCATCGACCTCGGGCTCATCGATACCGTTGTGCCCGGCAGGTCGAACGGCAGCTGCGGCAGAGCCTCATACGGATATATCGAGGAGGCGTTGAAGCGTGTATTCACCGGCGACGTGTCGGCCATTGTCACCTGTCCCATAGCCAAATCCTCGCTCCGTCTCGGCGGCATTCCCTTTCCGGGTCATACTGAGCTTCTCGCCCATGCGGCAGGAGTGGACAGTTACATCATGATGCTCGCAAACCCGAGGATAAGGGTGAGCCTCGTTACCATCCACATCCCCCTCGCGACCGTGCCGGCTCAGATAACGGAAGAGAAGGTCTTCCGTTCCATAGCCACCACCTCCCTCTCACTTCAGCAGCGCTTCTCGATCAACCGCCCGGCCATCAAGGTGTGCGGCCTCAACCCTCACGCCGGAGAGCAGGGCCTCATCGGGCACGAGGAGGACGGCATCACGCGGGCCATACTCCGGGCTCAGGGAATGGGCATGGATGTATCAGGCCCCTACCCAGCCGATTCCCTCTTTCACAATATCGACTGCGACGCTTACATCGCCATGTATCATGACCAGGGCCTGATACCGGTAAAGACCATCGACTTCAGGAAGACCGTCAATATCACGCTGGGGCTGCCTTTCGTGCGGACATCGCCGGGCCACGGCACCGGCTTCGATATAGCCGGCAAGGGCGTCGCCGATCCCGCGAGCCTCATCGAGGCTTACAGGACCGCAGAGACAATGACGGGCAAGGAATAG
- a CDS encoding peptidyl-prolyl cis-trans isomerase, whose protein sequence is MKLIPRLIIAAALITLTGLGAQAEVIDRVIAIINDDIVTLKDFEAFVKIEKRTKFTSIDEYFRNLQMKDRLETYVEGILIKQQAKKMGIVVTDSEVAAFVEGIKKQNLITDAELKEQLRKDNVTYVQFTEGIRLNILRTRLLIRVVSTEIKITEQSLRNYYDSHQDLFREEEFHLQQIYISGQHPDIRERADKAYTQLTSGTPFADVARSLSDDPSAKQGGDIGFVKRSDLLPTLRESLRNLAPGSFTMVVPTQYGLHILKLIDVKKADVLPYEAVKKVINERMVMEESNKRYRDYMDKLKKTSYIEVKI, encoded by the coding sequence ATGAAACTCATACCACGACTCATCATCGCTGCAGCCCTTATCACCCTGACCGGTCTTGGCGCCCAGGCCGAGGTCATCGACCGGGTCATCGCCATCATTAACGACGACATCGTCACCCTCAAGGATTTCGAGGCCTTCGTCAAGATCGAGAAACGAACGAAATTCACTTCTATCGACGAGTATTTCAGAAACCTGCAGATGAAGGATAGGCTCGAGACCTACGTAGAGGGCATCCTCATCAAACAACAGGCAAAGAAAATGGGGATCGTCGTGACGGACAGCGAAGTGGCGGCTTTCGTCGAAGGCATCAAAAAACAGAATCTCATCACCGACGCCGAGTTGAAGGAACAGTTGAGAAAGGACAATGTCACCTACGTGCAGTTCACGGAGGGTATCAGGCTGAACATCCTCAGGACCAGGCTCCTCATACGCGTGGTCTCCACGGAGATCAAGATAACGGAACAGAGCCTGAGGAATTACTACGACAGCCATCAGGACCTTTTTCGCGAGGAGGAGTTCCATCTCCAGCAAATATATATCTCCGGTCAGCACCCGGACATCCGGGAACGGGCGGATAAGGCATATACGCAGTTGACGTCGGGAACACCCTTTGCGGATGTGGCCCGCAGCCTCTCTGATGATCCTTCCGCCAAGCAGGGAGGGGATATCGGTTTCGTAAAGAGAAGCGACCTTCTGCCCACCCTGAGGGAGTCCTTGAGAAATCTCGCCCCGGGGTCTTTCACCATGGTCGTCCCCACGCAATACGGCCTGCACATACTGAAGCTCATCGATGTTAAGAAGGCCGACGTCCTCCCATACGAGGCCGTCAAGAAGGTCATCAACGAACGCATGGTCATGGAGGAATCGAACAAGCGTTACCGTGACTATATGGACAAGCTTAAGAAGACCTCCTATATTGAGGTCAAGATCTAG
- a CDS encoding peptidylprolyl isomerase, protein MLQNREGWKRWRMKNAVICLCLALCLFACDKKDDSKVLVTINNDKITTSEFNKELDKIPMNMKMMVASESGKRTYLDRLIIKKLLLAEAQKGNIEKDKEFENRLAEIREQLIIESLLKKKLTAGANITEESLRKYYEKNKEKFRKDREINTRHILLKSEDEARQVRDKLQAGEDFSELARRYSIDPNAKTTGGEVGFHPKGTLLPEYEAAAFKLSKVGQTSGIVKTQFGYHIIRLEGTRPPAYVPFEEVKDFIKQQLVQDTQKEVLDKYIEELKKKAKITINEDLLKDQAPTGAAKPEATTAKPEVKETPSSKPAGSKTGTATPSGKETVPKSK, encoded by the coding sequence ATGCTGCAAAATCGAGAAGGGTGGAAGAGGTGGAGAATGAAAAATGCGGTAATCTGCCTGTGTTTGGCGCTATGTCTCTTTGCGTGCGATAAAAAAGACGATAGCAAGGTGCTCGTCACCATAAACAATGATAAGATCACCACGAGTGAGTTCAACAAGGAACTCGACAAGATACCTATGAACATGAAGATGATGGTCGCCTCCGAAAGCGGCAAGAGAACCTACCTCGACAGGCTGATCATAAAGAAACTCCTCCTGGCGGAGGCCCAGAAGGGCAATATCGAAAAGGACAAGGAGTTCGAGAACAGGCTGGCAGAGATCAGAGAACAACTCATTATAGAGTCGCTCCTCAAGAAGAAGCTCACCGCCGGCGCAAACATCACCGAGGAAAGCCTCCGGAAGTACTACGAAAAGAACAAGGAAAAATTCCGGAAAGACCGGGAGATCAACACCCGCCATATCCTCCTGAAGTCCGAGGATGAGGCGAGACAGGTGAGAGATAAACTGCAGGCCGGTGAGGATTTCAGCGAGCTCGCCAGAAGGTATTCCATCGACCCCAATGCCAAGACAACGGGAGGCGAGGTCGGTTTCCATCCCAAAGGCACCCTTTTGCCCGAGTACGAGGCAGCGGCATTCAAGCTTTCCAAGGTGGGCCAGACGAGCGGCATCGTCAAAACCCAGTTCGGCTATCACATAATACGGCTCGAGGGGACAAGACCGCCAGCGTACGTCCCGTTCGAAGAGGTAAAGGATTTCATCAAGCAGCAGCTCGTTCAGGACACCCAGAAGGAAGTGCTCGACAAGTACATCGAGGAATTGAAGAAAAAGGCCAAGATCACCATCAACGAAGACCTTTTGAAGGATCAGGCTCCAACGGGTGCTGCAAAACCCGAAGCGACAACTGCAAAACCTGAAGTTAAGGAGACCCCATCAAGCAAGCCTGCGGGATCCAAGACAGGGACGGCAACCCCGTCAGGCAAGGAAACGGTACCAAAGAGCAAATGA
- the mfd gene encoding transcription-repair coupling factor translates to MYITGRAGSFVSFLVAHRKGRTLVLYEDDNSADLLREEIAYYGNREVAFFPPWEMRFFEQEDDLKRGGFLYRLATDDTFIGLFPVASMSRPLPAPESVSDDIMTIHVGDAVFMEDIHDNLDRKGFELAPLVREAGQYAKRGSIIDFFSPASDKPVRCEFIGDQILSLRYFNPLSQRSDKELTHCDITSIIKRDDAGPSTIMDYLDGPLTLVHPGASCIDQALDGADPTIRQGWIRLLRETPQIDLSGIVGPGEEQRILKAVSNDDLRQLFLLHKTEIFHILREKLQKEWSHYPFVYLFANTGHQAKRLQEIFENYGLVLPVLPGISYPKRSREWGIIEGPIRRGFRTDDIIVLTEDDIAGPKKRVVKKQWGSRDEFLASFKDLTPGELVVHVDHGIGVYRGIVPLTVNRFTKDFLLIEYLGGDKLYVPVDDLHLVQKFIGGEKFKPKVDRLGSKFWINTKKRVRRQIEDMAGELLEIYAERQMSRGHSYPPEDELFREMESRFEYEETEGQINAINDVLADLGSTRPMDRLVCGDVGFGKTEVALRAAFKAVLDGKQVAVLVPTTVLAQQHFKTFSDRFSEYPIALNMLSRFRTKEQQAETVRLLDKGQVDIIIGTHRLLQKDVSFRDLGLVIIDEEHRFGVKHKEMLKVIKKTVDVLTLSATPIPRTLYMATSGIRDLSVIDTPPLDRHAVRTTVVKFNDAVLSRGIRNELERSGQVFFVHNFIHNIGVVHDHLARIVPEARIAVAHGQMSGSRLEKIMVDFIEKRYDILLSTNIIESGLDISNVNTIFINNAHRMGLADLYQLRGRVGRSTRQAYAYLLVPSEENLAKDSRLRLKIIEELTDLGSGFQIANYDLEIRGAGNLVGKEQSGNVNLVGFELYCDMLEETMNKLKNRDVIPEEEVNTEMNIPVNAFIPDAYIQDATQKLLMYKRLSRVRHEEELRELESELKDRYGTLPSPLTNLLEVISLKSLLASLKVRRIEQTNRQVILHVTERTPLDMKRLLALATDSGRGIKLLPDGRIVIRSDLHEGELMNFIRNILMEIAPL, encoded by the coding sequence TTGTACATAACCGGCAGAGCGGGCTCCTTTGTCTCATTCCTCGTCGCTCACAGGAAGGGCAGGACACTGGTCCTGTACGAGGATGACAATTCGGCGGATCTCCTGAGGGAGGAGATCGCCTATTACGGCAACAGAGAGGTGGCCTTCTTCCCGCCCTGGGAGATGCGTTTTTTCGAGCAAGAAGATGACCTGAAGCGCGGCGGGTTTCTCTATCGTCTCGCAACGGACGACACCTTCATAGGGCTCTTTCCCGTTGCCTCAATGTCCCGCCCACTGCCCGCCCCCGAAAGCGTTTCCGATGATATCATGACCATACACGTGGGCGATGCCGTCTTTATGGAAGACATTCACGACAACCTTGACAGGAAAGGTTTTGAACTTGCTCCCCTCGTGCGCGAGGCCGGCCAGTACGCGAAACGGGGCAGCATCATCGATTTTTTTTCACCCGCCTCGGACAAACCCGTGCGTTGCGAGTTCATAGGCGACCAGATACTCTCCCTGAGATATTTCAACCCCCTTTCCCAGAGGTCGGACAAAGAGCTCACCCATTGCGACATAACGTCCATCATAAAGAGGGATGACGCCGGCCCGTCCACCATCATGGATTATCTTGACGGGCCCCTTACACTCGTTCATCCCGGTGCCTCCTGCATCGACCAGGCCCTCGATGGGGCCGATCCGACGATCAGACAGGGCTGGATAAGACTTCTGCGCGAGACGCCGCAGATCGACCTTTCGGGCATCGTGGGCCCCGGAGAGGAGCAAAGGATACTCAAAGCGGTGTCGAACGATGACTTGAGACAGCTCTTCCTCCTCCACAAGACAGAGATATTTCACATACTCCGGGAGAAGCTGCAAAAAGAATGGTCCCACTATCCCTTTGTTTACCTCTTTGCCAATACAGGGCATCAGGCAAAGAGGCTCCAGGAGATATTCGAGAACTACGGCCTTGTTTTGCCCGTCCTCCCCGGGATATCCTACCCGAAACGATCCAGGGAATGGGGAATCATCGAGGGCCCCATACGCAGGGGCTTCAGGACGGACGACATCATCGTCCTCACGGAAGATGATATAGCCGGGCCCAAGAAAAGGGTCGTCAAAAAACAGTGGGGGAGTCGCGATGAGTTTCTTGCGTCCTTCAAGGACCTCACCCCGGGCGAACTTGTTGTCCATGTGGACCACGGCATCGGCGTCTACCGGGGCATCGTTCCCCTGACCGTCAACAGGTTCACGAAAGACTTTCTTCTTATCGAGTACCTCGGCGGGGATAAACTCTACGTTCCTGTCGACGATCTCCACCTGGTACAAAAATTCATCGGCGGCGAGAAATTCAAACCCAAGGTTGACCGGCTGGGTTCCAAATTCTGGATAAACACGAAGAAGCGGGTGCGCAGGCAGATCGAGGACATGGCCGGAGAGCTCCTTGAGATCTATGCGGAAAGACAGATGTCACGGGGTCACAGCTACCCGCCCGAGGACGAGCTCTTCAGGGAAATGGAATCCCGTTTCGAATACGAGGAGACCGAGGGTCAGATCAACGCCATAAACGACGTTCTCGCGGACCTCGGAAGCACACGCCCCATGGACAGGCTCGTCTGCGGCGATGTGGGCTTTGGCAAGACCGAGGTGGCACTGAGGGCTGCTTTCAAGGCCGTCCTTGATGGAAAACAGGTGGCTGTCCTCGTGCCCACCACCGTCCTTGCCCAGCAGCACTTCAAGACCTTCAGCGACCGCTTCTCCGAGTATCCCATTGCCCTCAACATGCTGTCGCGTTTCCGGACGAAGGAACAACAGGCGGAAACGGTGCGGCTCCTCGACAAGGGACAGGTCGACATCATTATCGGCACCCACAGGCTCCTGCAGAAAGATGTGTCCTTCCGCGACCTCGGGCTTGTCATCATCGATGAGGAACACCGCTTCGGGGTGAAACACAAGGAGATGCTCAAGGTCATCAAGAAGACCGTTGACGTCCTCACGCTCAGTGCCACACCCATTCCGAGGACCCTGTATATGGCGACATCCGGCATCAGGGACCTGAGCGTCATCGACACACCCCCCCTCGACCGCCACGCCGTCAGGACCACGGTGGTGAAATTCAACGACGCCGTGCTATCACGAGGGATAAGGAACGAGCTTGAAAGGTCGGGACAGGTCTTCTTTGTTCACAACTTCATACACAACATAGGCGTTGTCCACGACCATCTGGCGAGGATCGTCCCCGAGGCCCGCATTGCCGTCGCCCACGGCCAGATGAGCGGAAGCAGGCTCGAGAAGATAATGGTGGACTTCATCGAGAAGCGCTACGATATCCTCCTTTCGACGAACATCATCGAATCGGGACTCGACATATCGAACGTGAACACCATATTCATCAACAACGCACACAGGATGGGCCTTGCTGACCTGTACCAGCTCAGGGGCAGGGTCGGAAGGAGCACCCGGCAGGCCTACGCCTACCTCCTCGTTCCCAGCGAAGAGAACCTGGCAAAAGACTCCCGCCTGCGGCTCAAGATCATCGAAGAGCTCACCGACCTTGGCTCCGGCTTCCAGATCGCGAACTACGACCTCGAGATACGGGGCGCCGGCAACCTCGTGGGCAAAGAGCAATCGGGCAATGTCAATCTCGTCGGTTTCGAGCTTTATTGCGACATGCTCGAAGAGACCATGAACAAGCTCAAGAACAGAGACGTCATCCCCGAGGAAGAGGTCAACACGGAAATGAATATCCCCGTGAACGCATTCATACCCGACGCCTATATCCAGGACGCCACCCAAAAGCTCCTCATGTATAAGCGCCTCTCCCGCGTTCGTCACGAGGAGGAGCTCCGGGAACTGGAAAGCGAGCTCAAGGATCGCTACGGCACCCTGCCCTCTCCACTGACGAACCTCCTGGAGGTCATCTCCCTCAAGTCCCTCCTGGCAAGTCTCAAGGTTCGCAGGATCGAACAGACCAACAGGCAGGTAATTCTCCATGTCACGGAGCGAACCCCCCTTGATATGAAACGGCTCCTCGCTCTGGCCACTGACAGCGGCAGGGGGATCAAACTCCTTCCCGACGGACGGATCGTCATCCGCTCCGATCTTCATGAGGGGGAACTCATGAATTTCATAAGAAATATATTGATGGAGATCGCGCCCCTGTGA